One Candidatus Schekmanbacteria bacterium RIFCSPLOWO2_02_FULL_38_14 genomic region harbors:
- a CDS encoding transcriptional regulator, with protein sequence MVKKKNIFCGSHIIDRDKVEKLSKKMLEDSLTLDLAETFKALGDSTRIKILYVLSKTELCVCDLSTLLNISSSAISHQLRFLRSLRLVKPRKNGRIVYYSLDDEHIVKLFKEGLDHVRHK encoded by the coding sequence ATGGTCAAAAAGAAAAACATATTTTGCGGTTCTCATATTATTGACAGGGATAAGGTTGAAAAGCTGTCAAAGAAGATGCTTGAAGATTCCTTGACCCTTGACCTTGCAGAAACCTTCAAGGCGCTTGGTGACTCAACACGTATAAAAATTTTATATGTCCTGTCAAAAACCGAACTCTGTGTGTGCGATTTATCTACGCTGCTTAATATAAGCTCATCAGCCATATCACACCAGCTAAGGTTTCTCAGGTCACTAAGGCTGGTTAAGCCGAGAAAAAACGGAAGGATAGTCTACTACTCCCTTGATGATGAACATATAGTAAAGCTTTTTAAAGAAGGTTTGGATCACGTCAGGCATAAGTAG
- a CDS encoding carbamoyl phosphate synthase small subunit — MNAIICLEDGRHFAGKSFGAEGEAVGEVVFNTSMMGYQEILTDPSYQGQIVLMTYPLIGNYGINYEDVESRRIFLSGFIVKEYCFYPSNFRSETSLGEFLKKADIVGIEGIDTRALTRHIRDKGAQQGIISTLDFDVESLIKKIKKSPGLIGRDFVKEVTTNSPYSWNEGGWDLEKGYRKNSTKKPQRYKVVAYDFGIKHNILRMLVDSGCDVEVVPANTRAEDVLARNPDGVFLSNGPGDPEAVSYAINSTKRLLGKKPIFGICLGHQILGLALGGKTYKLKFGHHGANHPVKELSSGRIEITAQNHGFAVDVDSISDAYLTHVNLNDQTVEGMAHKNLPVFSVQYHPEASPGPHDSRYLFKRFVDLMEKYRNS; from the coding sequence ATGAATGCAATAATTTGTCTTGAAGACGGAAGGCATTTTGCAGGGAAATCCTTTGGCGCAGAGGGGGAAGCCGTAGGAGAGGTGGTCTTTAATACCAGCATGATGGGATATCAGGAGATTCTAACCGACCCCTCCTATCAGGGGCAGATTGTTCTGATGACCTACCCTTTAATAGGGAATTATGGCATAAATTATGAAGATGTTGAATCCCGCAGAATCTTCCTCTCTGGTTTTATTGTAAAAGAATACTGCTTTTACCCGAGCAATTTCCGCTCTGAAACAAGCCTTGGAGAGTTTTTGAAAAAGGCAGATATAGTCGGCATTGAAGGAATAGACACAAGGGCTTTAACAAGGCATATTCGTGACAAGGGAGCGCAGCAGGGAATTATTTCAACACTGGATTTTGATGTTGAGAGCCTGATAAAAAAAATAAAGAAATCTCCCGGGCTTATAGGGAGGGATTTTGTAAAAGAGGTTACAACAAATTCTCCTTATTCCTGGAATGAAGGAGGATGGGATCTGGAGAAGGGTTACAGGAAAAATTCCACCAAAAAGCCACAAAGATATAAAGTAGTAGCCTATGATTTTGGCATAAAGCATAATATACTGCGGATGCTTGTTGATTCAGGCTGTGATGTTGAGGTTGTTCCTGCAAATACAAGAGCAGAGGATGTGCTTGCAAGAAATCCTGACGGAGTTTTCCTGTCAAACGGACCCGGAGACCCTGAGGCGGTTTCTTATGCGATAAACAGTACAAAAAGGCTTTTAGGTAAAAAACCGATTTTCGGAATCTGCCTGGGGCACCAAATTCTGGGGCTTGCCCTTGGCGGAAAGACTTATAAACTTAAATTTGGCCACCACGGAGCAAACCACCCTGTAAAGGAACTCTCATCAGGAAGGATTGAGATAACAGCGCAGAACCACGGCTTTGCAGTTGATGTTGATTCAATTTCTGATGCATATCTTACCCACGTCAATTTAAATGACCAGACTGTGGAGGGAATGGCTCATAAAAACCTGCCAGTGTTTTCTGTCCAGTACCATCCGGAAGCCTCGCCAGGACCACACGACTCAAGGTATCTTTTTAAAAGGTTTGTTGATTTGATGGAGAAATACAGAAATTCTTAG
- a CDS encoding 7,8-didemethyl-8-hydroxy-5-deazariboflavin synthase subunit CofG, translating to MEQIITYSKSYTLILTHSCANLCLYCGFRKKDEGIILFPEAEEILKTAKEKGHWEILVMSGENPQKIPKVSRQLKTLGYNSFAEYAANISKLILKKHLLPHTNIGVLPFEDLNILKKYNASMGLMLENINSVFGKAVHPQKNIKERLRVIEDAGRLQIPFTTGILIGIGENQKDRINSLKEIINLHSRYNHIQEIIIQNFVPNTGSKIRISEQVKEEEYKELFDFVRDNSDIPVQIPQNLNIDYLKMIELGVSDIGGISEGKDHVNPDSPWENVEEISKRLYSLGHKLTGRLPVYKKYYNLGWYSEEVGKIIEKYLQNEEFDYYKSPFTPLY from the coding sequence ATGGAACAGATTATAACCTACTCAAAAAGCTACACACTCATTTTAACCCATTCCTGCGCAAATCTGTGTCTTTACTGCGGGTTCCGCAAGAAAGATGAAGGGATTATTCTCTTTCCCGAGGCTGAAGAAATCCTGAAAACTGCAAAAGAAAAAGGGCACTGGGAAATTCTGGTGATGTCAGGGGAAAACCCTCAGAAAATCCCGAAAGTCTCAAGACAGTTAAAAACCCTTGGCTATAACAGCTTTGCAGAATATGCAGCCAACATATCCAAGCTGATTTTAAAAAAACATCTGCTTCCACACACAAACATAGGAGTTCTCCCATTTGAAGATTTAAACATATTAAAAAAATACAATGCCTCAATGGGATTAATGCTTGAGAACATAAATTCTGTTTTTGGAAAAGCAGTACACCCTCAAAAAAATATAAAGGAGAGGTTGAGAGTAATAGAGGATGCAGGAAGGCTTCAGATACCATTCACAACAGGAATATTGATTGGCATTGGGGAAAATCAGAAGGACAGGATTAATTCACTGAAGGAAATCATTAACCTCCACAGCAGATATAACCACATACAGGAAATAATCATACAGAATTTTGTTCCAAACACAGGTTCGAAAATAAGAATCTCTGAACAGGTTAAGGAAGAAGAATACAAAGAGCTGTTTGATTTTGTAAGAGACAACTCAGATATTCCTGTCCAGATACCCCAGAATCTCAATATTGATTATTTGAAGATGATTGAACTTGGAGTCTCTGACATTGGTGGAATTTCAGAAGGAAAAGACCATGTAAACCCTGATAGCCCGTGGGAAAACGTTGAGGAAATTTCAAAAAGGCTTTATTCACTCGGACACAAATTGACAGGAAGACTCCCTGTCTATAAAAAATACTATAACCTTGGCTGGTATTCAGAGGAGGTTGGAAAGATAATAGAAAAGTATCTACAAAACGAAGAATTTGATTATTATAAATCCCCCTTTACCCCCCTTTATTAA
- a CDS encoding ribonuclease Z, which translates to MKVIFLGTSGAIPTLSRNLPSVAIQRDGEILLFDCGEYTQIQLIKANLRIGRIENIFISHLHGDHVTGLPGILMLLNHAARERPINIYGPPGIKQYIFTTKKILNFFAGYEINVKEISEKTILAEVKGEDYSVKFFLLEHTTFTLGFVFEENDKPGILDVEKTRALGVPEGPLLKRLKNGEDIKLEDGKIVYSKDVVGESIKGRKIVYAVDTRPAKSVAEISAGADLLIHDGMFAEELADEANLRGHSTVMQASEIGKNAEVKKLALTHISPRYADPRLLIEEAKSVFQNSYIAYDLMEIEIPYKKGFEGSRVQGLK; encoded by the coding sequence ATGAAGGTAATTTTTTTAGGTACAAGCGGCGCAATTCCAACCCTTTCAAGGAATCTTCCTTCAGTAGCAATTCAGAGGGATGGCGAGATTTTGCTTTTTGACTGTGGTGAATATACCCAGATTCAGCTAATAAAAGCAAATCTGAGGATTGGAAGGATTGAGAACATATTTATATCTCATCTCCACGGAGACCATGTAACAGGACTGCCGGGAATTTTGATGCTTCTTAATCATGCAGCAAGGGAGAGACCTATTAACATCTATGGTCCTCCCGGAATAAAGCAGTATATTTTTACAACAAAAAAGATTTTAAACTTCTTTGCAGGCTATGAGATAAATGTTAAGGAAATCTCGGAGAAAACTATATTGGCAGAGGTTAAGGGAGAGGATTATTCAGTTAAATTTTTTCTTCTTGAACATACTACCTTTACCCTTGGCTTTGTTTTTGAAGAAAATGACAAACCTGGAATTCTTGATGTTGAAAAAACAAGAGCATTAGGAGTACCTGAGGGACCTCTTTTGAAAAGGCTTAAAAATGGAGAGGATATAAAACTGGAAGACGGAAAAATAGTTTATTCCAAAGATGTTGTCGGGGAATCTATAAAGGGAAGAAAAATAGTTTATGCAGTTGACACAAGACCTGCAAAAAGTGTTGCAGAAATCAGTGCAGGTGCAGACCTTTTAATACACGATGGCATGTTTGCAGAAGAACTGGCAGATGAAGCAAACCTCAGAGGGCATTCCACAGTAATGCAGGCATCAGAAATAGGGAAAAACGCTGAAGTCAAGAAATTGGCTTTAACCCATATAAGTCCCAGATATGCTGACCCAAGACTGCTAATTGAGGAGGCAAAATCTGTTTTTCAGAATAGCTACATAGCTTATGATTTGATGGAGATAGAAATACCGTATAAAAAAGGGTTCGAGGGTTCAAGGGTTCAGGGGTTGAAGTGA
- a CDS encoding menaquinone biosynthesis decarboxylase encodes MAYKDLREFIEVLEGKGLLKRIKASVDCELEITEITDRVSKSLGPALLFEKVRGYDMPVLINAFGTEEMMNLSLKINSVDALAEEVADILETKTPQSLLEKIKLIPKLRELNSWFPKTVRSGPCKEVIIRENPSLKIFPVLKSWPLDAGKFITLATAFMKDPETGVRNCGIYRMQIYDDKTTGMHWHIHKVGASIMRKYKERGIRMPVAACIGTDPAVTFSAITPMPDLIDEMILAGFIRKKAVEMVKCETIDLEVPANSEIVLEGYVDPDELRLEGPFGDHTGFYSLPENFPVFHLTCITHRKNPIYQTIIVGRPPMEDCHMGAVIEKLFLPLIKKQFPEVVDMHMPFEGVFHNLLIVSIRKHYPGHARKMMHALWGMGQAMYTKAIIVVDEDVDIRDLSNLTWKVLNNIDPERDTEFVMGPTETLDHASRSFTYGSKMGIDGTRKWKEEGFNREWPEESRMTPEIAELVKKRWKEYGF; translated from the coding sequence ATGGCATACAAGGATTTAAGAGAGTTTATTGAGGTTCTTGAAGGCAAAGGTTTGCTTAAGCGGATAAAAGCGTCTGTTGACTGTGAGCTTGAGATAACAGAGATTACAGACAGGGTATCAAAGTCTTTGGGACCTGCACTGCTTTTTGAAAAAGTCAGGGGATACGATATGCCTGTTCTTATAAATGCCTTTGGAACAGAAGAGATGATGAATCTCTCTCTTAAGATAAATTCAGTAGATGCGCTTGCTGAAGAGGTTGCAGACATTCTTGAGACAAAAACCCCTCAGAGTCTGCTTGAAAAAATAAAACTCATTCCAAAATTAAGAGAGCTTAATTCTTGGTTCCCAAAAACAGTCAGGAGCGGTCCGTGCAAAGAAGTTATTATAAGGGAAAATCCTTCACTTAAGATTTTTCCGGTTTTGAAATCTTGGCCTCTGGATGCCGGAAAATTCATAACCCTTGCGACTGCATTTATGAAAGACCCTGAGACAGGAGTCCGCAACTGCGGGATATACCGCATGCAGATTTATGATGATAAAACCACAGGGATGCACTGGCACATCCACAAGGTTGGGGCGTCAATAATGAGAAAATACAAGGAAAGAGGGATAAGGATGCCTGTTGCCGCCTGCATCGGGACAGACCCTGCTGTTACCTTTTCTGCAATAACACCAATGCCTGATTTAATTGATGAGATGATTCTGGCAGGATTTATCCGCAAAAAAGCTGTTGAGATGGTTAAATGCGAGACCATAGACCTTGAAGTTCCTGCAAATTCTGAAATTGTCCTTGAGGGATATGTTGACCCTGATGAGTTAAGGCTTGAAGGACCATTTGGTGACCATACAGGTTTTTATTCTTTGCCTGAAAATTTCCCGGTCTTTCACCTCACATGTATCACCCATAGAAAGAATCCGATTTATCAAACCATAATTGTTGGAAGGCCTCCGATGGAGGACTGTCATATGGGCGCAGTGATCGAAAAACTTTTTCTTCCTTTGATTAAAAAACAATTTCCGGAAGTTGTTGACATGCACATGCCGTTTGAGGGAGTTTTTCACAATCTCCTGATTGTTTCCATAAGAAAACATTATCCGGGTCATGCCCGTAAGATGATGCACGCCCTTTGGGGGATGGGACAGGCAATGTATACAAAGGCAATAATTGTGGTTGATGAAGATGTTGATATCAGGGATTTGAGTAATCTTACATGGAAGGTCCTCAACAACATTGACCCTGAAAGGGACACAGAATTTGTTATGGGACCAACAGAAACTCTTGACCACGCTTCAAGGTCTTTTACCTATGGCTCAAAGATGGGGATTGACGGCACACGGAAATGGAAGGAGGAGGGTTTTAACAGGGAATGGCCTGAAGAAAGCAGAATGACTCCTGAAATAGCAGAACTGGTTAAAAAAAGATGGAAGGAATATGGGTTCTGA